A stretch of the Vagococcus xieshaowenii genome encodes the following:
- a CDS encoding PTS sugar transporter subunit IIA, whose translation MFGLFKKNKKETTVSFHAVAKGTAIPLEAVGDGVFSSKMLGDGYAVKPETEEVFAPVVGKVVSVFPTKHAITIETEEGLEILVHMGIDTVELKGEPFEVFVTEGQAVTPATKLANMDLAKLAETNTTSTIVVVVTNMDKVSAVSTVNEHAVAAQEEVATVTVA comes from the coding sequence ATGTTTGGATTATTCAAAAAAAATAAAAAAGAAACAACAGTATCATTTCACGCAGTCGCTAAAGGAACAGCTATTCCACTGGAAGCAGTAGGCGATGGTGTCTTTTCATCTAAAATGTTAGGTGATGGTTATGCCGTAAAACCTGAAACGGAAGAAGTATTCGCACCAGTAGTAGGGAAAGTCGTGAGTGTTTTTCCAACAAAGCATGCAATTACGATTGAAACTGAAGAAGGTTTAGAAATTTTAGTTCATATGGGAATCGACACGGTAGAATTAAAAGGCGAACCGTTTGAGGTATTTGTAACAGAAGGACAAGCCGTTACACCGGCAACTAAATTAGCTAACATGGATCTAGCTAAATTGGCCGAAACTAACACGACGTCAACGATTGTAGTAGTCGTAACTAACATGGACAAAGTAAGTGCTGTTTCAACCGTTAACGAGCATGCAGTAGCTGCTCAAGAAGAAGTAGCAACCGTAACAGTTGCCTAA
- a CDS encoding PRD domain-containing protein, translating into MKVLKVFNQNAVLVCDEGQDKIVTGKGIGFSRKRHDVIRPEEVERVYVTDESKNKMMQLLEHIHPEFFIISEEIIAEAEKALNLNMNEHIHLVLADHIAFAVERMKSGIIMQNKLLNEIQIMYPDEFRIAQWAVARLKKHFSLDFPLDEAAYIAIHFHSAINGKTNPSKSLREVTIVSEMVELIGERLAIDFSKMSNSLDYSRLVLHLRYAIERVYQGKLHSMDQDVLDIVKTKYEASYQIALDVTSSINHYYHLNIPSEEIGYLTLHIERLKNQVQSSDHKE; encoded by the coding sequence ATGAAAGTATTAAAAGTATTCAATCAAAATGCTGTACTTGTATGTGATGAGGGACAAGATAAGATTGTGACAGGTAAAGGGATTGGGTTTTCCCGAAAGCGTCATGATGTGATTCGTCCAGAAGAAGTGGAACGTGTATATGTGACGGATGAAAGTAAAAATAAGATGATGCAACTATTAGAACATATTCATCCGGAATTTTTTATTATTTCAGAAGAAATTATCGCAGAAGCAGAAAAAGCGTTGAACCTTAACATGAACGAACATATTCACTTAGTCTTAGCCGATCATATTGCTTTTGCGGTAGAAAGAATGAAATCAGGCATCATTATGCAAAATAAATTATTGAATGAAATTCAGATCATGTATCCGGATGAATTCAGAATAGCACAGTGGGCAGTGGCTCGTTTGAAGAAACATTTTTCTTTAGATTTCCCTTTAGATGAAGCCGCGTATATTGCGATTCATTTTCATAGTGCCATTAACGGTAAAACCAATCCATCTAAAAGCTTACGGGAAGTGACCATCGTTTCCGAAATGGTGGAACTAATTGGTGAGCGTTTGGCGATTGATTTTTCAAAAATGTCTAACAGTCTAGATTATTCTCGTTTGGTCTTGCATTTACGTTACGCGATTGAACGTGTCTATCAAGGAAAGTTACATAGTATGGATCAAGATGTTCTAGATATCGTTAAAACGAAGTATGAAGCAAGTTATCAAATCGCTTTAGATGTGACATCGTCTATCAATCATTATTATCATCTCAACATTCCTAGCGAGGAAATTGGTTATCTAACGTTACATATTGAACGTTTAAAAAATCAGGTACAATCATCTGATCATAAAGAATAA
- the ispE gene encoding 4-(cytidine 5'-diphospho)-2-C-methyl-D-erythritol kinase translates to MEIIEKAPAKINLGLDVLRKREDGYHDLEMIMASVDLADKLIINELPKDQIIVRTNATFLPVDEKNNVYQAVSLVKEQFGIKQGLSVEIKKTIPVAAGLGGGSSDAAAVLRGVNKLWNLGLTTEEMSAIGFQVGTDVPYCVHGTTAFVAGRGEIVQPIPAMPQCWVVIVKPQFSVSTRKIFADFDMRGIEHPDIQGLKASIIEQDYDKMISLMGNSMERATMMRRPVVREIKDKMLKYGADAALMSGSGPTVFGLCQNYSRAKRVYNAFRGFCKEVHLVRTINQ, encoded by the coding sequence ATGGAAATCATTGAAAAAGCGCCAGCTAAAATCAATCTAGGCTTAGATGTTCTTCGTAAGCGTGAAGATGGCTATCATGACCTAGAAATGATTATGGCAAGTGTCGATTTAGCAGATAAGTTAATAATCAATGAATTGCCAAAGGACCAGATTATCGTACGAACAAATGCGACTTTTTTACCCGTGGATGAGAAGAATAATGTGTATCAAGCAGTGTCGCTAGTAAAAGAGCAATTCGGTATTAAACAAGGTCTGTCTGTTGAAATTAAAAAGACGATTCCTGTAGCTGCTGGACTTGGCGGGGGTAGTAGTGATGCGGCTGCTGTTCTAAGAGGGGTTAACAAGTTATGGAATCTCGGTTTGACTACAGAAGAAATGAGCGCGATTGGTTTTCAGGTTGGAACGGACGTCCCGTATTGTGTTCATGGGACAACTGCCTTTGTAGCTGGTCGTGGTGAAATTGTACAGCCAATTCCAGCGATGCCACAATGTTGGGTTGTGATTGTAAAGCCCCAGTTTAGTGTCTCTACTCGCAAGATTTTTGCGGATTTTGATATGCGAGGAATTGAACATCCAGATATTCAAGGTTTAAAAGCAAGTATCATTGAACAAGATTACGATAAAATGATTAGTTTGATGGGCAATTCAATGGAACGTGCGACAATGATGCGTCGTCCAGTGGTAAGAGAAATTAAAGACAAGATGCTTAAATACGGAGCAGATGCGGCATTAATGAGTGGTAGTGGTCCCACTGTTTTTGGTTTGTGTCAAAATTATTCACGTGCTAAACGTGTGTATAATGCGTTTCGTGGTTTTTGTAAGGAAGTTCATTTAGTGAGAACGATTAATCAGTAA
- a CDS encoding ABC transporter substrate-binding protein translates to MKKLKVLLIGIIAIIAVLFFTGRHMRTSQGHTGSNTLTIYNWGDYIDPDLIKKFEQETGYKVSYETFDSNEAMFTKIKQGGTSYDLTIPSEYMIQKMMKEEMLHPLDYSKIKGIDEIDPRFLNLDFDPGNQYSIPYFWGTLGIIYNDKQFNEEDIQHWDDLWKPEVHNSLMLIDGAREVMGLALNSDGHSLNSTDDKELKQASEKLSRLTGSVKAIVADEIKMYMINEEATVAVTFSGEASEMVDSNEHLHYVIPNEGSNLWFDNIVIPKTAKNIDGAYDFINFMLEPENAAQNAEYIGYATPNKKALALMPEEITSDEQFYPSDEVINNLEVYEDLGLDYLSIYNELFLEFKMHRN, encoded by the coding sequence ATGAAAAAATTAAAAGTTCTTTTAATCGGCATTATTGCCATTATTGCAGTACTCTTCTTTACAGGTCGTCATATGCGTACCTCACAAGGTCATACGGGTAGCAATACCTTAACGATTTATAACTGGGGAGACTACATTGACCCTGATTTAATTAAGAAATTCGAGCAAGAAACAGGTTATAAAGTAAGTTATGAAACATTTGACTCAAATGAAGCGATGTTTACCAAAATTAAACAAGGTGGAACGTCTTATGACTTAACGATTCCAAGTGAATACATGATTCAGAAAATGATGAAAGAAGAGATGTTACATCCTCTAGATTATTCTAAAATCAAAGGGATTGATGAAATCGATCCACGTTTCTTAAATTTAGATTTTGATCCAGGGAATCAATACTCGATTCCTTATTTCTGGGGTACGCTAGGAATTATTTATAATGATAAACAATTCAATGAAGAAGATATTCAGCATTGGGATGACTTGTGGAAGCCAGAAGTTCATAATAGTTTGATGTTAATTGATGGGGCTCGTGAAGTGATGGGCTTAGCCTTGAATAGTGACGGTCACTCATTGAACAGTACAGACGATAAGGAATTAAAACAAGCATCAGAAAAATTAAGTCGATTAACTGGAAGTGTCAAGGCGATTGTTGCTGATGAAATCAAAATGTATATGATTAATGAAGAAGCAACAGTTGCGGTAACATTTTCAGGAGAAGCCTCTGAAATGGTTGATAGCAATGAACATTTACACTATGTGATCCCAAATGAAGGGTCTAATCTATGGTTTGATAACATTGTAATCCCTAAAACCGCTAAAAATATTGATGGTGCGTATGACTTTATTAATTTCATGTTGGAGCCAGAAAATGCGGCACAAAATGCTGAATATATTGGTTATGCTACACCAAATAAAAAAGCTTTAGCCTTAATGCCTGAAGAAATCACTAGCGATGAACAATTTTATCCAAGTGATGAAGTCATTAATAATTTAGAAGTTTACGAAGATTTAGGCTTAGATTATCTAAGTATTTATAATGAATTATTCTTAGAATTTAAGATGCATCGGAACTAG
- a CDS encoding ABC transporter permease, which produces MKKSFKWSNLYLLLVFVILYLPIFYLTFYSFNAGGDMNGFTGFTWEHYQALFEDKRLLLIVADTFLLAFLSALIATVIGTFGAMMIYYTKKVERRNLLLSLNNILMVSPDVIIGASFLIFFTMLGISLNFLSVMLSHVAFSIPIVVLMVLPKLKEMNPSLVDAAKDLGATNWQIIRKVIVPFITPGIIAGYFMAFTYSLDDFAVTFFVTGNGFSTLAVEIYSRARQGISLEINALSTLLFLFSMLLVAGYYFISQENTTKKQRLNGKKQKEVADLL; this is translated from the coding sequence ATGAAAAAATCATTCAAGTGGTCTAACTTATATTTACTTTTAGTTTTTGTGATTTTGTATTTACCTATTTTTTACTTAACGTTTTACTCGTTTAATGCCGGTGGTGATATGAACGGTTTTACAGGTTTTACGTGGGAACATTATCAAGCGTTATTCGAAGATAAACGCTTATTATTAATTGTAGCGGACACGTTCTTATTAGCGTTCCTATCTGCGTTAATTGCAACCGTAATCGGTACGTTTGGTGCGATGATGATCTACTACACTAAAAAAGTAGAGCGTCGTAACTTGTTACTAAGTTTAAACAATATTTTGATGGTGTCGCCTGACGTTATTATTGGGGCAAGTTTTTTAATCTTCTTTACTATGCTAGGCATTAGTTTGAATTTTCTTTCGGTTATGTTATCCCATGTTGCGTTTAGTATTCCTATTGTGGTGTTAATGGTTTTACCGAAATTAAAAGAAATGAATCCGTCATTAGTCGATGCCGCCAAAGACTTGGGTGCAACTAATTGGCAAATTATTCGTAAAGTGATTGTGCCATTCATCACACCGGGTATTATTGCCGGTTATTTCATGGCTTTTACGTATTCATTAGATGATTTTGCGGTAACTTTTTTCGTTACAGGTAACGGTTTTTCAACGTTAGCAGTTGAAATCTATTCACGTGCGCGTCAAGGGATTAGTTTAGAAATCAATGCGCTAAGTACGTTATTATTCTTATTCTCTATGTTGTTAGTAGCCGGCTACTATTTCATCAGCCAAGAGAATACAACGAAAAAACAACGTCTGAATGGTAAGAAACAAAAAGAGGTGGCTGACTTACTATGA
- a CDS encoding ABC transporter permease: MTNTKRVYSIPYVLWLLLFVVAPVLLIVYYSFIDSSGGFTLANYKNYFTSSTSLRMTLNSLIYAGLITLVVLLISYPTAYLLSKTKHKQLWLMLIILPTWINLLLKAYAFIGIFSINGSVNNFLSFMGIGRQQILFTDLSFIMVAAYIEIPFMVIPIFNALEELNPSLISASRDLGANSWQTFRRVIFPLSMNGVRSGVQAVFIPSLSLFMLTRLIGGNRVITLGTAIEEHFMVTQNWGMGSTIGVVLIVAMLLIMTATGEKKRKGVKVK, from the coding sequence GTGACCAATACAAAACGTGTTTATTCTATTCCTTATGTATTATGGCTATTATTATTTGTTGTCGCACCGGTACTGTTGATTGTTTATTATTCATTTATAGATAGTAGTGGCGGTTTTACACTAGCTAACTATAAGAACTATTTCACCTCGAGTACGAGTCTTCGTATGACGTTGAATTCGTTAATCTACGCAGGTCTAATCACGCTAGTTGTACTACTTATTAGCTATCCAACGGCTTATTTATTAAGCAAGACAAAACATAAACAGCTATGGCTTATGTTAATTATTTTACCAACATGGATTAATTTATTGTTGAAAGCTTATGCGTTTATTGGGATTTTTAGTATTAATGGCAGTGTGAACAACTTTTTATCTTTTATGGGCATTGGACGTCAACAAATTTTATTTACTGATTTAAGTTTTATCATGGTAGCGGCTTATATTGAAATACCGTTTATGGTAATCCCTATTTTTAATGCCTTGGAAGAATTGAATCCATCATTAATTAGCGCAAGTCGTGACTTAGGAGCTAATAGTTGGCAAACGTTTCGTCGTGTAATTTTCCCACTATCAATGAACGGAGTCCGTAGTGGTGTTCAAGCGGTATTCATCCCATCGTTAAGTTTATTCATGTTGACGCGTTTGATTGGTGGTAATCGTGTGATTACGCTAGGGACAGCTATTGAAGAACACTTCATGGTGACACAAAACTGGGGAATGGGATCGACGATTGGCGTGGTATTAATCGTTGCGATGCTACTTATTATGACGGCAACCGGTGAGAAAAAACGTAAAGGAGTGAAAGTGAAGTAA
- a CDS encoding ABC transporter ATP-binding protein: MSNNIITFHNVRKEYDGQVVLKDVSFDIEQGKFYTLLGPSGCGKTTILRLIAGFIEADTGDIRLEGKRVNDIPANKRKVNTVFQDYALFPHLNVFDNIAFGLSLKKMPKKEIEAKVTEVLKMVQLTGFENREISEMSGGQRQRVAIARALANEPEVLLLDEPLSALDLKLRTDMQYELRELQKRLGITFIFVTHDQEEALAMSDEIFVMNKGEIVQSGSPVDIYDEPINRYVADFIGESNIVEAIMKEDNLVEFVGKEFECADSGMRKNEPVEVVLRPEDIFITTTEKGKLKVKVDTQLFRGVHYEIVCYDEDGNEWVVHSTRKATEGEEVGLYFEPEDIHVMRFGETEEEFDARLESYDEQEED, encoded by the coding sequence GTGTCAAATAACATTATTACTTTTCATAATGTCCGTAAAGAATATGATGGGCAAGTCGTTTTAAAAGATGTGAGTTTTGATATTGAGCAAGGGAAATTTTATACGCTATTAGGCCCATCTGGTTGTGGTAAAACGACCATTTTACGCTTGATTGCAGGGTTTATTGAAGCAGATACAGGAGATATCCGTTTAGAAGGCAAGCGTGTCAACGATATTCCAGCTAATAAACGTAAAGTAAATACTGTTTTTCAGGATTATGCATTATTTCCACATTTGAATGTATTTGACAATATCGCGTTTGGCTTGAGCTTGAAGAAAATGCCGAAAAAAGAGATTGAAGCAAAAGTCACAGAAGTATTAAAAATGGTTCAATTGACTGGTTTTGAGAATCGTGAAATCAGTGAAATGTCTGGCGGACAACGCCAACGTGTGGCTATTGCTCGAGCGTTAGCCAATGAACCAGAAGTGCTATTATTAGATGAGCCGTTATCAGCACTAGATTTAAAATTACGTACAGACATGCAATATGAATTACGTGAATTACAAAAACGTTTAGGCATCACCTTTATTTTTGTTACTCATGATCAAGAAGAAGCGTTAGCGATGAGTGATGAGATTTTTGTTATGAATAAAGGGGAAATCGTTCAAAGTGGCTCACCTGTTGATATTTATGATGAACCGATTAACCGTTATGTGGCGGACTTTATCGGTGAAAGTAATATTGTTGAAGCAATTATGAAAGAGGACAACTTAGTAGAATTTGTCGGCAAAGAATTCGAATGTGCCGATAGCGGGATGCGCAAAAATGAGCCAGTAGAAGTAGTGTTACGTCCTGAAGATATTTTTATCACGACGACTGAAAAAGGTAAATTAAAAGTTAAAGTTGATACGCAACTATTCCGTGGCGTTCATTATGAAATTGTTTGTTATGACGAGGATGGGAATGAGTGGGTAGTACATTCAACGCGTAAAGCAACAGAAGGTGAAGAAGTCGGGTTATACTTTGAGCCAGAAGACATTCACGTGATGCGTTTTGGTGAAACAGAAGAAGAATTCGATGCCCGTCTAGAAAGTTATGACGAGCAAGAGGAGGACTAA
- a CDS encoding helix-turn-helix domain-containing protein, which produces MEIGQKIKNLRVQKGLTQEELGERTDLTKGYISQLERDLSSPSMETFFTLLEVLGSTPQTFFNEEQGEQTVVYKEEDRTSFVDEDKKYQIEWLVPESNENDMEPIFLTLSEHGEYKAFDPSLSDTFAYVMEGEVCIEIGLRRYYAREGETIYYQATETHQIKNNYQGTSRLLLVATDSYL; this is translated from the coding sequence ATGGAGATTGGCCAAAAAATAAAAAATCTTCGTGTTCAAAAAGGTTTAACCCAAGAGGAGCTAGGGGAACGAACCGATTTGACGAAAGGCTATATTAGTCAACTAGAACGCGATCTAAGTTCGCCTTCTATGGAAACTTTTTTTACGCTATTAGAAGTATTAGGATCAACCCCACAAACGTTCTTTAATGAAGAACAAGGGGAACAAACGGTTGTTTATAAAGAAGAAGATCGCACATCATTTGTTGATGAAGACAAAAAATATCAGATTGAATGGTTAGTACCAGAATCGAATGAAAATGATATGGAGCCGATTTTTTTAACATTGTCAGAGCATGGGGAGTATAAAGCATTTGATCCATCGCTTTCAGATACCTTTGCTTATGTAATGGAAGGCGAGGTATGTATTGAAATTGGGCTACGTCGTTATTATGCACGTGAAGGTGAAACCATTTATTATCAAGCAACAGAAACGCACCAAATTAAAAATAATTATCAAGGAACGAGCCGCTTACTATTAGTTGCGACAGATTCCTATTTATAA
- a CDS encoding acryloyl-CoA reductase, with amino-acid sequence MIYTCLEYQKDELSGKITPVLSEKDVTVLKDGEVQINVHYSSVNFKDALASDHAKNGVVAHYPLVGGIDLSGEVTLSKDERFNVGDKVVVTGYGLGVSHPGGYSEIAQVPGDWVTKLPDALTTKEAMIYGTAGLTAALSVDALLNNGLTNKSDARILVTGATGGVGSTSIAILHKLGYHNITALSRKKGAQDDYLTRIGASKIITIEDLTPEKVRPLMKQQFDFILDAVGGEQLGILLPQLAYGGCITVCGNAGGIKLNTTVLPFILRGISMIGIDSVNIPAEHREQLWHRLSNQMKPPHLNELIKATVSLSELPQTFQQLLVGTIVGRYLVKLKD; translated from the coding sequence ATGATATATACTTGTTTGGAGTATCAAAAGGACGAGCTTTCCGGAAAAATAACACCTGTCTTATCAGAAAAAGATGTAACCGTTTTAAAAGACGGCGAGGTACAAATCAACGTGCATTATTCTAGCGTTAATTTTAAAGATGCTTTAGCCTCTGATCATGCGAAGAATGGTGTGGTTGCTCATTATCCATTAGTGGGTGGTATTGATTTAAGTGGGGAAGTAACCCTCTCAAAGGACGAACGATTTAATGTTGGCGATAAAGTAGTTGTAACAGGTTATGGCTTAGGTGTCTCTCATCCAGGTGGCTACAGCGAAATCGCTCAAGTGCCTGGGGATTGGGTGACCAAATTACCAGATGCGCTTACAACAAAAGAAGCCATGATATATGGGACAGCCGGACTCACAGCGGCTCTTTCAGTTGATGCATTACTAAACAACGGGCTAACTAATAAATCCGATGCACGCATTCTTGTCACCGGAGCAACAGGTGGCGTTGGCAGCACGAGTATTGCCATTCTCCACAAATTGGGCTATCACAATATCACTGCACTCTCTCGCAAAAAAGGAGCCCAAGACGATTATTTAACGCGCATCGGTGCCTCTAAAATAATCACTATCGAAGACCTAACACCTGAAAAAGTCCGTCCTCTAATGAAACAACAATTCGACTTTATTTTGGATGCAGTAGGTGGTGAACAACTAGGTATTCTACTTCCCCAACTTGCATATGGTGGCTGTATCACAGTATGTGGTAACGCGGGTGGTATTAAACTAAACACAACCGTGCTGCCTTTCATTCTGCGTGGCATCTCGATGATAGGTATTGATTCAGTGAATATACCCGCTGAGCATCGTGAACAATTGTGGCATCGCTTATCAAACCAGATGAAGCCTCCTCACTTAAACGAACTAATTAAAGCGACTGTTTCACTATCAGAACTTCCTCAAACATTCCAACAATTATTAGTTGGCACAATAGTAGGTCGTTATTTAGTTAAACTAAAGGATTAA